From Syngnathus typhle isolate RoL2023-S1 ecotype Sweden linkage group LG13, RoL_Styp_1.0, whole genome shotgun sequence, a single genomic window includes:
- the LOC133166189 gene encoding leucine-rich repeat and immunoglobulin-like domain-containing nogo receptor-interacting protein 3, producing MIGSPGPGGRALVPRPKKWRAVLAASLVAVLTLTLPGSSQACPPRCECSAQLRSVSCQRRRLTNIPEGIPTETQLLDLSRNRLRWVQASDLAPYPRLEEVDLSENLIATLEPNSFASLPNLKVLKLRSNQLKLVPMGAFAKLGNLTSLDLSENKIVILLDYTFQDLKSLKHLEVGDNELVYISHKAFSGLLGLEDLTIARCNLTSISGQTLSYLRSLVTLRLHHLSIMALEDQNFRKLSNLRALDINHWPYLEYISSLSFQGLDLHWLSITNTNITSVPSGSFKNMVHLTHLNLSYNPITALEPWAFRDLLRLKELIMVSTGLVTVEPHALGGLRQLRVLNFSSNDLQTLEEGSFHSVNSLETIRVDGNPLMCDCRLLWILQRRKTLNFDGRVPVCAGPVEVQGVILSSFTDSALFDHFTCQKPKIRNRKLQQVTAREGQPVNFLCRAEGEPTPAIIWISPQRRRITAKSSGRVTVLPSGTLEIRYAQLTDSGTYICIASNAGGNDTYFATLTVRSQPMDAASAFFLNRSLYSGEFFNDTNLNSTRVFLKFTLDLTTILVSTAMGCITFLGVVLFCFLLLFVWSRGRGQRKNNFTVEYSFRKSEPATGSTSGGTRKFNMKMI from the exons ATGATTGGCTCACCTGGCCCTGGTGGGCGTGCCTTAGTGCCACGGCCGAAAAAGTGGCGGGCAGTCCTGGCTGCTTCTCTGGTTGCCGTTTTAACTTTGACGCTGCCAGGAAGTAGCCAGGCCTGTCCGCCGCGTTGCGAGTGCTCGGCTCAGCTGAGGTCAGTGTCGTGTCAGCGGCGGCGGCTCACCAACATCCCCGAAGGAATCCCCACCGAGACACAGCTCCTGGATCTCAGCAGGAACCGACTCCGATGGGTGCAAGCGAGCGATCTAGCACCGTACCCCCGGCTGGAGGAAGTGGATCTTAGCGAAAACCTCATCGCCACATTAGAACCCAATTCCTTTGCGAGTCTGCCCAATCTGAAAGTGTTGAAGTTGAGGAGCAACCAATTGAAGTTAGTGCCCATGGGGGCCTTTGCCAAACTTGGCAATCTGACCAGCCTGGACCTGAGCGAGAACAAGATTGTGATTCTGTTGGACTACACCTTCCAAGATCTTAAGAGTTTGAAACACCTGGAAGTGGGAGACAATGAACTGGTTTATATTTCCCACAAG GCATTCTCAGGGCTACTGGGACTGGAAGATCTCACCATAGCCCGCTGCAACCTGACATCCATCTCAGGCCAGACGTTGTCCTATCTCCGCAGCCTGGTCACCCTCCGCCTCCATCACCTCAGCATCATGGCTCTGGAAGACCAGAATTTCCGCAAGCTTTCAAATTTGAGAGCTCTGGACATCAACCACTGGCCATACCTGGAGTACATCTCATCTCTTAGTTTCCAGGGTCTGGATCTCCACTGGCTCTCCATTACCAACACCAACATCACGTCCGTCCCATCTGGCTCCTTCAAAAACATGGTGCATCTAACCCACCTCAACCTTTCGTACAACCCCATCACAGCACTGGAGCCTTGGGCCTTCAGAGATTTGCTGAGGTTGAAGGAGCTCATCATGGTCAGCACAGGGTTGGTGACAGTGGAGCCCCATGCTCTCGGAGGTCTCCGTCAGCTCCGGGTCCTGAACTTCTCCTCAAATGACCTTCAGACTTTGGAAGAGGGTTCCTTCCACTCTGTGAACAGTCTGGAGACTATCAGAGTGGACGGGAACCCTCTCATGTGTGACTGCCGTCTGTTGTGGATCCTGCAAAGGCGCAAGACCCTCAACTTTGACGGCAGAGTACCGGTGTGTGCAGGGCCCGTGGAGGTGCAAGGGGTCATCCTGAGTAGCTTCACCGATTCTGCACTCTTTGATCATTTTACATGCCAGAAACCTAAAATACGCAACCGCAAGCTTCAGCAG GTGACAGCTCGAGAGGGCCAGCCGGTGAATTTCCTTTGCCGTGCCGAAGGAGAACCGACGCCGGCTATCATCTGGATATCCCCACAGCGTCGACGGATCACAGCTAAGAGCTCGGGCCGGGTCACCGTTCTCCCAAGTGGCACCTTGGAGATCCGTTACGCCCAGCTTACTGACAGCGGAACGTATATCTGCATCGCCAGTAATGCCGGCGGCAATGACACCTACTTTGCTACGCTCACAGTTCGCAGCCAGCCAATGGATGCAGCCTCAGCCTTTTTTCTCAATCGCTCGCTCTACAGCGGCGAGTTCTTCAATGATACAAACCTGAATAGCACTCGGGTGTTCCTGAAATTTACCTTGGACTTGACCACCATCTTGGTCTCCACGGCAATGGGTTGCATCACTTTTCTGGGGGTGGTCCTCTTCTGTTTCCTGCTCTTGTTCGTGTGGAGCCGAGGACGTGGCCAACGCAAGAACAACTTCACAGTGGAGTACTCCTTCCGTAAATCCGAGCCCGCTACGGGGAGCACTTCCGGAGGGACCCGGAAGTTTAATATGAAAATGATATGA